One part of the Quercus lobata isolate SW786 chromosome 7, ValleyOak3.0 Primary Assembly, whole genome shotgun sequence genome encodes these proteins:
- the LOC115951625 gene encoding zinc finger protein KNUCKLES-like: METKSDCVCHPAISSTSTFKQIPHNDAEAKGKEREVEKEAEITYIEANNLSDLKLSNSKVNSPSRLSMASSNGVHKTKAKRRHFSCKFCSQMFPSAQALGGHQNGHKHERALAKELKRIVDMPSIRHIDSSYLGMVTLPLEHSFTGNLGMHMHLMNHQSTYPRPHPLPGYRFEKQSMPSTKSLQSSMPQLMTEDYSDGMKSFNRRAMFHTLGGPSGCEDQQKGIELKNEQHDPMGLDLSLKL, translated from the coding sequence ATGGAAACAAAAAGTGACTGCGTTTGTCATCCTGCCATATCAAGCACCTCGACATTTAAGCAAATTCCCCACAACGATGCTGAAGCCAAGGGTAAAGAAAGAGAGGTTGAAAAAGAAGCTgaaataacatatatagaagCAAATAACCTTTCAGACCTGAAGCTTTCTAACAGCAAGGTGAACTCTCCTTCTAGACTGTCAATGGCATCTTCAAACGGGGTTCACAAAACAAAGGCGAAAAGGAGGCATTTCTCATGCAAATTTTGCAGCCAAATGTTCCCTAGTGCCCAAGCATTAGGTGGCCACCAAAATGGTCACAAACATGAAAGAGCCTTGGCTAAAGAATTGAAAAGAATAGTGGATATGCCTTCTATAAGGCACATAGACAGTAGCTATCTAGGCATGGTAACTCTTCCTCTTGAACATTCATTCACTGGAAATCTAGGGATGCATATGCACTTAATGAATCATCAATCTACTTACCCTAGGCCCCATCCTCTACCTGGTTATAGATTTGAAAAGCAGTCAATGCCAAGTACTAAGAGCCTGCAATCCAGCATGCCCCAACTGATGACGGAGGATTATTCTGATGGAATGAAGAGCTTCAACAGGAGGGCCATGTTTCATACTTTGGGGGGTCCTTCTGGTTGTGAGGACCAGCAAAAGggtatagaattgaagaatgAGCAGCATGATCCTATGGGGCTTGACTTATCTCTTAAGCTTTGA